The genomic stretch CTGGTATTGTGAACGTTTTGACTGGATACCCTCAATGAAAACACTTGATGATGCACCTGACGCTCATCCTGCTGAAAACGAAAAAACCGTGGTTGCCTTTGTTCACATTGAACCGGCAGATGTCGAGAAAGGCAGCAGCGCGGAGACCAAACTGGTCAAAAATTCAAAATGGCTGGCCCGTAAATGGGAGACAATGAAAATTGTGCTCCATTCCTTTACACACCTGGGGGAAGAAAAAGCCAAAGCGGATAAGGCACAGGAATTGCTTAAACGTGCAGGCAAACGACTGGAGAATGCGGGCTACTCGGTTTTGCAAACTCCGTACGGATATTTCCTCGATCTTGCCATCAAAGCACCCGGACACCCTCTGGCAAGAATTTACAAACATTTTTAGCCCGATCAATTCGTCTTTTTTCCCTGCTTAGTCCATATATTTTTAAATACGATAAGGGGTAGGATCGGGAAGTTTCTTATCAATGGCCTTTTTGGTGAACCGTTTGCGCTTTAATAAGTGTTAGTGGCTCGTCCGGAGAAGCGCCCATTTGCCCGTATCCGTCTTAAAAATCATTTCGAGAAACTGGCGTACGGCAGCTATCTCGCTGAGATTCGATTTGAACCAGCCCCAAGGGCAGAACCCCACGCCAGCGTTGATCTTCTCTGCCTGTATGGATTTTACTGAGAAGATAGGGGGCGTGTACAGAGTGCTGAATTTTTTTGTTAAGGCGGATACGGGCAAATGGGCGCTTCTCCGGACGAACTGAGTAGAGATTGATAAATTCCCCACCTCTCAATTAGGTAAAGTAATTTATTTTATCGCTCTCCACCTGTCACAGGCCGATCTCGTTGGCCGCTTTTTCCCATATGCCTTTGATGGCCTGAGATGTTGCTGAATTTGGTTGATATTCGAAAATGGTCTCTGCCTGAACCATGGCTTGGGTGAACACCGGGTCAAAAGGGATGCACCCCAGCCACATTAATTTTCTTTCTTTTGAGAATTTTTTAATGCTTTCGGTCAACTCCGAATTAAGATCGAACTTGTTGACACAAACCATGGCGGGAACTTTAAAAAAAGCGGCCAGTTCCACCACCCGTTCCATATCATGTTTACCTGAAACAGTCGGTTCGG from Thermodesulfobacteriota bacterium encodes the following:
- a CDS encoding threonyl-tRNA synthetase editing domain-containing protein, translated to MRVLFWYCERFDWIPSMKTLDDAPDAHPAENEKTVVAFVHIEPADVEKGSSAETKLVKNSKWLARKWETMKIVLHSFTHLGEEKAKADKAQELLKRAGKRLENAGYSVLQTPYGYFLDLAIKAPGHPLARIYKHF